In the Haliaeetus albicilla chromosome 7, bHalAlb1.1, whole genome shotgun sequence genome, one interval contains:
- the LOC104323442 gene encoding uncharacterized protein isoform X1, protein MGLKTIWKDYKVMIVMGTSLGLVHWGWFYIKSSPIFQVKTEDFVPEPGIVAYVMQSDHKNKEK, encoded by the coding sequence ATGGGACTTAAAACCATCTGGAAGGACTACAAAGTTATGATTGTTATGGGAACTAGCCTTGGGCTGGTGCACTGGGGGTGGTTTTACATCAAGTCCAGTCCTATTTTCCAAGTGAAGACAGAGGACTTTGTTCCAGAACCTGGGATTGTGGCATACGTGATGCAAAGTGatcacaaaaataaagaaaaatag
- the LOC138686125 gene encoding uncharacterized protein → MKKASWSRKNFLLVAGLSLIGVHFGSMLVNFVAKKSVQSHSEAKKGDSHE, encoded by the coding sequence ATGAAGAAAGCTAGCTGGAGTAGAAAGAACTTTCTGCTTGTGGCAGGACTGTCACTTATAGGTGTCCATTTTGGAAGCATGCTTGTAAACTTTGttgcaaaaaaatctgttcaatCACATTCAGAAGCTAAAAAAGGAGATAGTCATGAATGA
- the MKKS gene encoding molecular chaperone MKKS, producing MSRLEAKKPPLFISEPLTRDTLSQSLSLLSGILKSCYGPAGRLKHLHNGVGGYVCTTSQSSAILGHLSVSHPVLRVLMASVQNHISRFSDCGLFTAILCCSLIENFKSLNVASCTVIKISKHLLSLCMDYLKSEACGCRVSVDFSSVETLLCLVRSVLTSKPACMLNNPEVDHLTMLILKAFMFTIPCCVETNAVLGKCVIVPVKGRRVVDSTVLPGLLIETAEIQLAEPLTIKRTCSNMIKIALFSVSMSGDLFNPEEGTITVHHGISLEMSELNQLLNVGKQLINDEVGLVVCQKVIHPSLKQYLKENHVITVDRVGLSLMEPMSRMTGSKPIASIHSLTPGCYGSLKDVCIESFASKHFVHLIPNDTVVCSLILCNRNETAWDELKRICETAEHVLQLTIKEPLALLGGGCTETHLASYIRHKSYSLSTSSFKEIVCSQTQYQLVADGFCRSLESVACSLNRDDGEILTDMFYGHCWFVPSGFSSVSNWSDVVSKCGCGINGNTENLNWRLLQGQFGCPIAQGCPKEPSVKFADFLTLDCFAAKCNGLQVALETANLILDLSYVIEDQN from the exons ATGTCTCGTCTTGAAGCTAAAAAGCCTCCATTATTTATTAGTGAACCTTTAACGAGAGATACGCTGAGTCAGTCACTGTCTCTGCTAAGTGGAATATTAAAATCTTGCTATGGTCCTGCTGGTAGGCTCAAACATCTCCACAATGGTGTTGGAGGCTATGTTTGTACAACTTCACAATCTTCAGCTATACTCGGTCATCTTTCTGTGAGCCATCCTGTATTAAGGGTTTTGATGGCCTCTGTACAGAACCATATATCCCGCTTCAGTGACTGTGGCTTATTTACTGCCATTCTTTGCTGTAGTTTgattgaaaattttaaaagcctaaatGTTGCATCTTGCACTGTCATTAAAATAAGCAAGCATCTTTTGAGTTTATGTATGGACTACCTCAAATCTGAGGCCTGTGGTTGCCGAGTATCTGTGGATTTTAGCAGTGTTGAGACACTTCTTTGTTTGGTGCGTAGCGTATTAACAAGCAAACCTGCTTGCATGCTTAATAATCCAGAAGTTGATCATCTCACCATGCTGATTTTAAAGGCTTTTATGTTTACTATTCCATGTTGTGTTGAGACTAACGCTGTTTTAGGGAAGTGTGTAATAGTACCTGTGAAAGGTAGAAGAGTTGTGGATTCTACAGTTCTTCCTGGACTACTGatagaaacagcagaaattcAATTGGCAGAACCACTTACCATCAAAAGAACTTGTTCAAACATGATCAAGATAGCACTTTTCTCTGTGTCCATGTCAGGAGACCTCTTCAACCCTGAAGAAGGAACTATAACAGTCCATCATGGAATTTCTCTTGAAATGTCAGAGCTGAATCAGTTGCTTAATGTAGGAAAGCAGCTGATCAATGATGAGGTTGGCCTTGTAGTGTGCCAGAAAGTTATCCATCCATCCTTAAAACAGTATCTGAAAGAGAACCATGTCATCACTGTGGACAGAGTCGGGCTATCTCTGATGGAACCCATGAGTCGGATGACAG GTTCAAAGCCTATAGCTTCCATACATTCATTGACTCCTGGTTGTTATGGCAGTTTGAAAGATGTGTGCATTGAGAGTTTtgcttcaaaacattttgtgcaTCTAATTCCTAATGACACAGTTGTCTGCAGCTTGATACTCTgtaacagaaatgaaacagcaTGGGATGAATTGAAG CGCATCTGTGAAACTGCAGAACATGTGTTACAGTTAACAATCAAGGAACCTTTGGCATTATTAGGAGGTGGCTGTACAGAAACTCACCTGGCTTCATACATAAGACACAAG agtTATAGTCTGTCCACcagcagttttaaagaaatagttTGTTCTCAGACACAATACCAATTGGTTGCTGATGGTTTTTGCCGTTCCCTGGAGTCTGTAGCTTGCTCTCTGAATCGCGATGATGGAGAAATTCTTACGGACATGTTTTATGGACACTGTTGGTTTGTTCCATCAGGATTTTCCTCTGTGTCTAATTGGTCAGATGTAGTTTCAAAATGTGGCTGTGGGATTAATGGTAACACTGAGAACCTCAACTGGAGGCTTTTGCAAGGCCAGTTTGGCTGTCCTATTGCACAGGGCTGCCCTAAAGAGCCGTCAGTAAAGTTTGCTGACTTTCTCACATTGGACTGTTTTGCTGCAAAGTGTAACGGCCTACAAGTAGCTCTGGAGACAGCCAATCTTATTTTGGATCTCTCATATGTAATTGAAGATCAAAAT